The following proteins are co-located in the Streptomyces bottropensis ATCC 25435 genome:
- the nucS gene encoding endonuclease NucS produces MRLVIARCSVDYAGRLTAHLPSAPRLILVKADGSVSIHADDRAYKPLNWMSPPCTLKEGSGDEQGVWTVINKAGEKLIITMEEVLHDSSHELGVDPGLIKDGVEAHLQELLADRIDTLGEGYTLIRREYMTAIGPVDILCRDGDGATVAVEIKRRGEIDGVEQLTRYLELLNRDPHLAPVRGIFAAQEIKPQARVLATDRGIGCAVLDYNALRGIEDDKLRLF; encoded by the coding sequence ATGCGTCTCGTCATTGCCCGCTGCTCCGTCGACTACGCGGGCCGGCTCACCGCCCATCTCCCCTCGGCCCCCCGTCTGATCCTCGTGAAGGCGGACGGCAGCGTGTCGATCCACGCGGACGACCGGGCCTACAAGCCCCTCAACTGGATGTCGCCGCCCTGCACGCTGAAGGAGGGGTCGGGGGACGAACAGGGCGTCTGGACCGTCATCAACAAGGCGGGCGAGAAGCTCATCATCACGATGGAGGAGGTCCTCCACGACTCCTCGCACGAGCTGGGCGTCGACCCGGGCCTGATCAAGGACGGCGTCGAGGCGCACCTCCAGGAACTCCTCGCCGACCGCATCGACACCCTCGGCGAGGGCTACACGCTCATCCGCCGCGAGTACATGACGGCCATCGGCCCCGTCGACATCCTGTGCCGGGACGGCGACGGCGCGACGGTCGCGGTCGAGATCAAGCGGCGCGGCGAGATCGACGGGGTGGAGCAACTCACCCGCTATCTGGAACTGTTGAACCGCGACCCGCATCTCGCGCCGGTCCGCGGCATCTTCGCCGCTCAGGAGATCAAGCCCCAGGCCCGCGTCCTCGCCACCGACCGCGGCATCGGCTGCGCGGTCCTCGAC
- a CDS encoding SCO5389 family protein, with protein sequence MSLDVSPALLEQAERGEVDEAAFVDCVRTSLPYAWEMISSLVAQLKVDGGEFADNQTPPPDEQARGQLLRALASDAIRGALQRHFGVRLAFQNCHRVAVFPLDPSVDDRLARFTSIRGQLLNQSPELRDC encoded by the coding sequence ATGTCGCTCGACGTCTCACCGGCCCTACTCGAACAGGCCGAGCGAGGCGAGGTCGACGAAGCCGCCTTCGTCGACTGCGTCCGGACCTCCCTGCCCTACGCCTGGGAGATGATCAGCTCTCTGGTGGCCCAGCTGAAGGTCGACGGCGGAGAGTTCGCCGACAACCAGACGCCCCCGCCGGACGAGCAGGCACGCGGACAACTGCTGCGCGCGCTCGCCAGCGACGCGATCCGCGGCGCGCTGCAGCGGCACTTCGGTGTACGGCTGGCCTTCCAGAACTGCCACCGTGTGGCGGTGTTCCCTCTGGACCCGTCCGTGGACGACAGGCTGGCCCGCTTCACCTCGATCCGTGGCCAACTCCTCAACCAGTCCCCGGAACTCAGGGACTGCTGA
- a CDS encoding LLM class flavin-dependent oxidoreductase, protein MHVGTFVLGAQFPGQGQGEALHRAVRTTEVAEEAGLDAVWLAEHHFVPYGTCPSAITLAALLLGRTRRIRVGTAVSVLPTVHPVALGEQAALLHVTSGGRFSLGVGRGGPWVDLEVFGAGLEAYEKGFPESLDLLMRWLREPSVSASGERFSFREVPVVPRPAEDLDETPGPEVVVACTSPTSVRLAAERGLSMLLGMHVGDEEKSEMVALWRKHARAAGRSPEEISGAAHVSAGVCQIADRRTDAVEALTKAMPGWLKQGLDAHVTVDGRARAMRDPLAYTELLCGLHPVGTPRLCADRLAATSERTGISRFALLVEGSGDLAATEENVRRLGAEVLPHLG, encoded by the coding sequence ATGCACGTAGGAACATTTGTACTGGGCGCCCAGTTCCCCGGCCAGGGCCAGGGGGAGGCGCTCCACCGGGCGGTACGGACCACGGAAGTGGCCGAGGAGGCCGGGCTGGACGCGGTCTGGCTGGCCGAGCACCACTTCGTGCCGTACGGCACCTGCCCGTCGGCGATCACCCTCGCCGCGCTGCTGCTGGGCCGCACCCGGCGCATCCGGGTCGGCACGGCGGTCAGCGTGCTGCCCACCGTCCATCCCGTGGCCCTGGGCGAGCAGGCCGCCCTGCTGCATGTGACGTCCGGCGGACGCTTCTCCCTGGGCGTCGGACGCGGCGGCCCGTGGGTCGACCTGGAGGTCTTCGGCGCCGGACTGGAGGCCTACGAGAAGGGGTTCCCGGAATCACTCGATCTGCTCATGCGCTGGCTGCGCGAGCCGTCGGTGTCGGCGTCGGGGGAACGATTCAGCTTCCGCGAGGTCCCGGTCGTCCCGAGGCCCGCCGAGGACCTGGACGAGACGCCCGGTCCGGAGGTCGTCGTCGCCTGTACCTCACCCACGAGCGTACGGCTGGCCGCCGAGCGGGGGCTGTCGATGCTCCTCGGGATGCACGTCGGGGACGAGGAGAAGTCCGAGATGGTCGCCCTGTGGCGCAAGCACGCCCGGGCGGCGGGCCGTTCACCGGAGGAGATCTCCGGCGCGGCCCATGTCTCGGCCGGCGTCTGCCAGATCGCGGACCGGCGCACCGACGCCGTGGAGGCGCTCACCAAGGCGATGCCGGGCTGGCTGAAGCAGGGCCTCGACGCCCATGTGACCGTCGACGGCCGCGCCCGCGCCATGCGCGACCCGCTGGCGTACACCGAACTGCTCTGCGGGCTGCATCCGGTGGGGACCCCCCGGCTGTGCGCCGACCGCCTCGCGGCCACCAGCGAGCGGACGGGCATCTCCCGCTTCGCCCTGCTCGTCGAGGGCTCCGGCGATCTGGCGGCCACGGAGGAGAACGTACGACGACTCGGTGCCGAGGTGCTGCCTCACCTCGGCTGA
- a CDS encoding ABC transporter permease subunit — MSTPQPPLTQAPPAPQWQGAPGTSYTSPIPVVRTHLGHAISSEWTKIKSVRSTIWTLGVFVVLVIGLGLLFALIASSTDMNLEGESPLGLGLFGLMIGSVCVLTLGVLTTASEYGTGMIRTTMTACPNRGRVLAAKAIVFFALTFTVTLVTTAFVGFAQVAILEGNGATSPDGQEWFKATVGVSLFLALFGLLALLMGSLIRHSAGAITLMLGVFLAPLVIAIFMFSESLKEVQEFLLEYSIPSQLSVFYGAELSQSGPSGWEPLWIMFALTGAAFVGAYALLEQRDV; from the coding sequence ATGAGCACGCCCCAGCCGCCCCTCACGCAAGCGCCGCCCGCCCCCCAGTGGCAGGGCGCGCCGGGCACGTCGTACACCTCGCCGATCCCGGTGGTGCGCACCCACCTCGGGCACGCGATCTCCTCCGAGTGGACGAAGATCAAGTCGGTCCGCTCGACGATCTGGACGCTCGGCGTCTTCGTCGTCCTGGTGATCGGCCTGGGTCTGCTCTTCGCCCTGATCGCCTCCTCCACGGACATGAACCTGGAGGGCGAGTCCCCGCTGGGCCTCGGTCTGTTCGGACTGATGATCGGCAGCGTCTGCGTCCTCACGCTCGGGGTGCTGACCACCGCCTCCGAGTACGGCACGGGCATGATCCGGACCACGATGACCGCGTGCCCGAACCGCGGCCGGGTCCTGGCCGCGAAGGCGATCGTGTTCTTCGCGCTCACGTTCACGGTCACCCTGGTCACCACCGCGTTCGTCGGTTTCGCCCAGGTCGCGATCCTGGAGGGCAACGGCGCCACGAGCCCCGACGGCCAGGAGTGGTTCAAGGCCACCGTCGGCGTGAGCCTGTTCCTCGCGCTGTTCGGGCTGCTGGCGCTGCTGATGGGCTCGCTGATCCGGCACTCCGCGGGCGCGATCACCCTCATGCTCGGCGTCTTCCTCGCCCCGCTGGTCATCGCGATCTTCATGTTCTCGGAGTCGCTGAAGGAGGTCCAGGAGTTCCTGCTGGAGTACTCGATCCCCAGCCAGCTGAGCGTCTTCTACGGCGCGGAGCTCAGCCAGTCCGGCCCGTCCGGCTGGGAGCCTCTGTGGATCATGTTCGCGCTGACGGGGGCGGCGTTCGTCGGCGCCTACGCGCTGCTGGAGCAGCGGGACGTGTGA
- a CDS encoding ABC transporter ATP-binding protein, whose amino-acid sequence MIEAVGLTKRYGAKTAVYNLSFQVRPGAVTGFLGPNGSGKSTTMRMILGLDNPTSGQVTIGGYPYRKLPNAARQVGALLDAKAVHGGRHARNHLLSLAQLSGIPARRVDEVLGVVGLQDVAKKRSKGFSLGMGQRLGIAAALLGDPQVLLFDEPVNGLDPEGILWVRNLMKALAAEGRTVFVSSHLMSEMAVTADHLIVIGRGQLLSDMSIKDFISANSADFARVRTPDAEPQQREKLTSALTEAGGQVLPEQDGALRVMGLPLPRISDLAHGADVRLWELSPHQASLEEAYMRMTQGAVDYRSTTDQKAGLQQPLPPGAQPPMPVPGQGQPGWYAPPAPQNGRPYAPQGRPVAPGQQGQPPAGPYGAPAPGLPQPNPYAQAAPQAPAQPAAAPAPAPAASAAPAADLTKSEDAR is encoded by the coding sequence ATGATCGAGGCAGTCGGCCTGACAAAGCGCTACGGCGCCAAGACGGCCGTGTACAACCTTTCCTTCCAGGTGCGGCCGGGGGCCGTCACCGGCTTCCTGGGGCCCAACGGCTCCGGCAAGTCGACGACGATGCGCATGATCCTGGGCCTGGACAACCCCACCTCCGGGCAGGTGACGATCGGCGGCTATCCGTACCGCAAACTGCCGAACGCGGCCCGGCAGGTCGGCGCCCTCCTCGACGCCAAGGCGGTGCACGGCGGCCGGCACGCCCGTAACCACCTGCTGTCCCTGGCCCAGCTGTCCGGTATCCCGGCCCGCCGGGTGGACGAGGTGCTCGGTGTCGTCGGCCTCCAGGACGTGGCCAAGAAGCGCTCCAAGGGCTTCTCCCTCGGCATGGGCCAGCGGCTCGGCATCGCCGCCGCCCTGCTCGGCGACCCGCAGGTGCTCCTCTTCGACGAGCCGGTCAACGGCCTCGACCCCGAAGGCATCCTCTGGGTCCGCAACCTGATGAAGGCGCTGGCCGCCGAGGGCCGTACGGTCTTCGTCTCCTCGCACCTCATGAGCGAGATGGCGGTGACCGCCGACCACCTCATCGTGATCGGGCGCGGGCAGCTGCTCTCCGACATGAGCATCAAGGACTTCATCTCGGCCAACTCCGCCGACTTCGCGCGGGTCCGGACGCCGGACGCCGAGCCGCAGCAGCGCGAGAAGCTGACGTCCGCGCTGACCGAGGCGGGCGGCCAGGTGCTGCCCGAGCAGGACGGCGCGCTGCGGGTCATGGGTCTGCCGCTCCCCCGCATCAGCGATCTCGCGCACGGCGCCGACGTACGCCTGTGGGAGCTGTCGCCGCACCAGGCGTCGCTGGAGGAGGCGTATATGCGGATGACGCAGGGCGCCGTCGACTACCGCTCGACGACCGACCAGAAGGCCGGCCTCCAGCAGCCCCTGCCGCCCGGCGCGCAGCCGCCGATGCCGGTGCCCGGTCAGGGCCAGCCGGGCTGGTACGCCCCGCCGGCGCCCCAGAACGGCCGGCCGTACGCGCCGCAGGGCCGGCCCGTGGCGCCCGGGCAGCAGGGCCAGCCGCCTGCCGGTCCCTACGGGGCTCCGGCGCCCGGCCTGCCCCAGCCCAACCCGTACGCCCAGGCCGCGCCCCAGGCCCCCGCGCAGCCCGCCGCCGCGCCGGCCCCGGCACCGGCCGCCTCCGCCGCGCCCGCCGCCGACCTGACGAAGTCCGAGGACGCCCGATGA
- a CDS encoding ABC transporter permease — translation MAAAQVVRSEWTKIRSVASTVWTLSLAGVVTIALGVLISLLSKNEFDNLSRQDRLSFDPTFISFAGMTLGQLAMIVFGVLVVSNEYSTGMIRTSLAAVPQRGTFLFGKIAVATALAFAVGLVTSFVTFFLGQAMLGSHRAGIGDPGVLRAVFGGGLYMTLIAMFSMGVAAMLRSPMLSLGILMPFFFLISNILGNVGATEKVGRYLPDQAGSKIMQVVTPLDDDTPYGPWGGLAIMALWVAAALLGGYLMLRQRDA, via the coding sequence ATGGCCGCCGCCCAGGTGGTCCGCTCGGAGTGGACCAAGATCCGTTCGGTGGCGTCCACGGTGTGGACGCTGTCGCTGGCCGGGGTCGTCACGATCGCCCTCGGCGTGCTGATCTCGCTGCTGTCGAAGAACGAGTTCGACAATCTGAGCCGCCAGGACAGGCTGTCGTTCGACCCGACGTTCATCAGCTTCGCCGGGATGACCCTCGGACAGCTGGCGATGATCGTGTTCGGGGTGCTGGTCGTGTCGAACGAGTACAGCACCGGCATGATCCGGACCTCACTGGCCGCCGTCCCGCAGCGCGGCACCTTCCTCTTCGGCAAGATCGCGGTGGCCACCGCCCTCGCTTTCGCGGTGGGGCTCGTGACGAGCTTCGTGACCTTCTTCCTGGGGCAGGCGATGCTCGGTTCGCACCGCGCCGGGATCGGTGACCCGGGCGTCCTGCGCGCGGTCTTCGGCGGCGGGCTCTACATGACCCTCATCGCCATGTTCTCCATGGGCGTCGCGGCGATGCTGCGCAGCCCGATGCTGTCGCTCGGCATCCTGATGCCGTTCTTCTTCCTGATCTCCAACATCCTCGGCAACGTCGGCGCCACCGAGAAGGTCGGCCGGTACCTGCCCGACCAGGCCGGCAGCAAGATCATGCAGGTCGTCACCCCCCTGGACGACGACACGCCGTACGGCCCGTGGGGCGGTCTCGCCATCATGGCGCTGTGGGTGGCGGCGGCCCTGCTCGGCGGGTATCTGATGCTGAGGCAACGGGACGCGTGA
- a CDS encoding ABC transporter ATP-binding protein: MIEIDRLTKRYGEKVAVNNLTFAVRPGIVTGFLGPNGAGKSTTMRMILGLDRPTAGDVRIDGTHYAGLRDPLTRIGALLDAKAVHGGRSAFHHLLCLAQSNGIPRARVHEVLDTVGLTTVARKKAKGFSLGMGQRLGIAGALLGDPRILMFDEPVNGLDPEGIHWIRNLMKSLAAQGRTVFVSSHLMSEMALTADHLVVIGQGRLLADTSMAEFIRQNSRSYVRIRTPQRERLLDVLHAVGLMVVETGSGALEVDGGKPEEIGELAAQHQIVLHELSPQQASLEEAFMQLTAESVEYHAHDGTPARTPAPVAGWGGTWKREG, from the coding sequence ATGATCGAGATCGACCGGCTGACCAAGCGGTACGGCGAGAAGGTGGCGGTGAACAATCTGACCTTCGCCGTGCGGCCCGGGATCGTGACCGGGTTTCTCGGGCCGAACGGGGCCGGGAAGTCGACGACGATGCGGATGATCCTGGGGCTCGACCGGCCCACCGCGGGGGACGTACGGATCGACGGCACGCACTACGCCGGTCTCCGCGATCCGCTCACCCGCATCGGAGCGCTGCTGGACGCCAAGGCCGTGCACGGCGGCCGCAGCGCCTTCCATCACCTGCTCTGTCTGGCCCAGAGCAACGGGATCCCCCGGGCACGGGTGCACGAGGTGCTGGACACCGTCGGCCTCACCACGGTCGCGCGGAAGAAGGCCAAGGGGTTCTCCCTCGGGATGGGGCAGCGGCTCGGGATCGCAGGCGCGCTGCTCGGCGACCCCCGCATCCTGATGTTCGACGAACCGGTCAACGGCCTCGACCCCGAGGGCATCCACTGGATCCGGAACCTGATGAAGTCCCTCGCGGCGCAGGGCCGGACCGTCTTCGTGTCGTCGCACCTGATGAGCGAGATGGCGCTGACCGCCGACCACCTCGTCGTCATCGGGCAGGGCCGGCTGCTCGCCGACACCTCGATGGCGGAGTTCATCCGGCAGAACTCACGCTCGTACGTACGCATTCGCACACCTCAGCGAGAGCGACTGCTCGACGTGCTGCACGCCGTCGGCCTGATGGTCGTGGAGACGGGCAGCGGCGCGCTGGAGGTGGACGGCGGGAAACCGGAGGAGATCGGCGAGCTGGCCGCCCAGCACCAGATCGTGCTGCACGAGCTGAGCCCCCAACAGGCCTCACTGGAGGAGGCGTTCATGCAGCTGACGGCCGAGTCGGTGGAGTACCACGCGCACGACGGCACCCCGGCGCGGACCCCGGCCCCCGTCGCCGGCTGGGGCGGAACCTGGAAGCGGGAGGGCTGA
- a CDS encoding abpS protein: MSDTSPYGFELVRRGYDRAQVDERISKLVSDRDSALARITALEKRIEELHLETQNAQAAVTDAEPSYAGLGARVEKILRLAEEEAKDLREEARRAAEQHRELAESAAQQVRNDAESFSAERKAKAEDEGVRIVEKAKSDASQLRAEAQKDAQSKREEADALFEETRAKAAQAAADFETNLAKRREQSERDLASRQQKAEKRLAEIEHRAEQLRLEAEKLRTDAERRARQTVETAQRQAEDIVADANAKADRIRSESERELAALTNRRDSINAQLTNVREMLATLTGAAVAAAGSPVADDEPISRGVPAQQSR; encoded by the coding sequence ATGAGCGACACTTCCCCCTACGGCTTCGAGCTTGTGCGGCGTGGATACGACCGCGCTCAGGTGGACGAACGTATCTCCAAGCTCGTCTCCGACCGTGACTCCGCTCTCGCCCGCATCACCGCTCTGGAGAAGCGCATCGAGGAGCTCCACCTCGAGACGCAGAACGCCCAGGCCGCGGTGACCGACGCCGAGCCGTCCTACGCCGGTCTCGGCGCGCGCGTCGAGAAGATCCTCCGCCTCGCCGAGGAGGAGGCGAAGGACCTGCGCGAAGAGGCCCGCCGCGCCGCGGAGCAGCACCGCGAGCTCGCCGAGTCGGCGGCCCAGCAGGTGCGCAACGACGCGGAGTCCTTCTCCGCGGAGCGCAAGGCCAAGGCCGAGGACGAGGGCGTCCGGATCGTCGAGAAGGCCAAGAGCGACGCTTCGCAGCTGCGTGCCGAGGCGCAGAAGGACGCTCAGTCCAAGCGCGAGGAGGCGGACGCCCTCTTCGAGGAGACCCGCGCCAAGGCCGCTCAGGCCGCCGCCGACTTCGAGACGAACCTCGCCAAGCGGCGCGAACAGTCCGAGCGGGACCTGGCCTCGCGTCAGCAGAAGGCGGAGAAGCGTCTCGCCGAGATCGAGCACCGCGCGGAGCAGCTTCGCCTGGAGGCCGAGAAGCTGCGCACCGACGCCGAGCGTCGCGCCCGCCAGACGGTGGAGACCGCGCAGCGTCAGGCCGAGGACATCGTCGCGGACGCGAACGCCAAGGCCGACCGGATCCGTTCGGAATCCGAGCGCGAGCTGGCGGCGCTCACCAACCGCCGCGACTCGATCAACGCCCAGCTGACGAACGTGCGCGAGATGCTGGCGACCCTCACGGGAGCGGCCGTCGCCGCGGCCGGCTCGCCGGTCGCCGACGACGAGCCGATCTCGCGTGGGGTTCCGGCGCAGCAGTCCCGGTAA
- the scy gene encoding polarized growth protein Scy, protein MRGYERQEREPAADVDHLSRFEAEMERLKTEREKAIQHAEDLGYQVEVLRAKLHEARRTLMSRPAYDNGGDLGYQAEQMLRQAQMQADQLRTDAERELSQARAQTQRILQEHAEQAARLQAELHQEAVTRRQQLDQELSERRQTVESHVNENVAWAEQLRARSEAQARRLVDESRAEAEQALAAARAEAERLATEARQRLQSDAEAARGEADQILRRARAEAERLLNAASTQAQEATEHAEQLRSSTATESDSARRQASELSRTAEQRMAEAETALREARAEAEKLVTEAKENAAKAVAGAESTNEQRTRTAKEQVARLVTEATKEAEATKAAAEEAVADARAQAEKIVAEASEKARSITAEESASQLAKTAKTAEDVLNKASEEARSTTKAAVEEAERIRAEAEAEADRLRAEAHDLAEQLKGTAKDDTEEYRAKTVELQEEARRLRGEAEQLRSDAVAEGERIRSEARREAVQQIEEAAKTAEELLAKARTDADELRQTATADSEKVRTEAIERASTLRRQAEETLERTRKEAERYRAEAAEQTEELKAEAERAARELREETERGVEARKAEAAEELTRLHTEAEGRLASAEEALADARAEAERIRREAGEESDRLRSEAAERIRTLQAQAEAEAERLRDEAAADASVSRAEGESVAVRLRSEAAAEAERLKSEAKDTADRVRAEAQAAAERLATEASETLAAAQEEAARRRREAEELLGAARHEADQERRRAREQSEELLASARTRVEEAQTEAVRLVEESERRAGEMVSAAEQHAQQVRESVAGLHEQAQEEIAGLRNTAEHVADRMRREAEEESDRVRADAYAERERATEDANRVRRQARDETDAAKALAERTVGEAISEAERIRSEASEHAQRVRTEASDAIARADQDASRTRAEARDDANRMRSDAATQADTLITEVTAEAERLTRETNEEAERVRAESVAKADRLIGEATDEAERLRAEAAATVGSAQQHAERVRADAERARAEAEAEADRLMAHARDEADNTLDAARKDANKRRSEAAEQVDTLITETAAEADKLLAEAQSQALKTTADAEGQADSMVGAARKEADRLVAEATVEGNSTVERARTDADELLVGARRDATAIRERAEELRDRITAEIEALHTRARREAAETMKSTGDRCDALIKAAEEQLEKATSKAKEIVSEANSEAGKVRIAAVKKAEGLLKEAEQKKSTLIREAEELKAEAIREARRTVEEGKRELEVLVRRREDINAEISRVQDVLVALESFEAPSGGKDGGVKTGATAGATRSGGKSSDS, encoded by the coding sequence GTGCGGGGCTACGAACGCCAGGAGCGAGAGCCGGCGGCTGACGTCGACCACCTCTCTCGGTTCGAGGCCGAGATGGAGCGGCTGAAGACCGAGCGGGAAAAGGCGATCCAGCACGCCGAGGACCTCGGCTACCAGGTCGAGGTGCTGCGCGCCAAGCTGCACGAGGCGCGCCGCACCCTCATGTCCCGGCCCGCCTACGACAACGGTGGCGACCTCGGGTACCAGGCCGAGCAGATGCTCCGCCAGGCCCAGATGCAGGCCGACCAGCTGCGCACGGACGCCGAGCGCGAGCTGAGCCAGGCGCGGGCGCAGACCCAGCGGATCCTGCAGGAGCACGCCGAGCAGGCCGCGCGGCTCCAGGCGGAGCTGCACCAGGAGGCCGTCACCCGTCGCCAGCAGCTGGACCAGGAGCTCTCCGAGCGCCGCCAGACGGTCGAGTCGCACGTCAACGAGAACGTGGCGTGGGCCGAGCAGCTGCGCGCCCGCAGCGAGGCCCAGGCCCGCCGGCTCGTCGACGAGTCCCGCGCGGAGGCCGAGCAGGCGCTGGCCGCCGCCCGCGCCGAGGCCGAGCGGCTCGCCACCGAGGCCCGCCAGCGGCTGCAGAGCGATGCCGAGGCCGCCCGCGGCGAGGCCGACCAGATCCTGCGCCGGGCCCGTGCCGAGGCGGAGCGGCTGCTGAACGCGGCCTCCACCCAGGCCCAGGAGGCCACCGAGCACGCCGAGCAGCTGCGCAGCTCCACCGCCACCGAGTCGGACTCGGCCCGCCGCCAGGCCTCCGAGCTGAGCCGGACCGCCGAGCAGCGCATGGCGGAGGCCGAGACGGCCCTGCGCGAGGCTCGCGCCGAGGCCGAGAAGCTGGTCACGGAGGCGAAGGAGAACGCGGCCAAGGCCGTCGCCGGCGCCGAGTCGACCAACGAGCAGCGCACGCGTACGGCCAAGGAGCAGGTCGCCCGGCTGGTCACGGAGGCCACGAAGGAGGCCGAGGCCACCAAGGCGGCCGCCGAGGAAGCCGTCGCGGACGCCAGGGCCCAGGCCGAGAAGATCGTCGCCGAGGCCTCCGAGAAGGCCCGCTCGATCACGGCGGAGGAGTCCGCCTCCCAGCTCGCCAAGACGGCCAAGACCGCCGAGGACGTGCTGAACAAGGCGTCCGAGGAGGCCAGGAGCACCACCAAGGCCGCCGTCGAGGAGGCCGAGCGCATCCGCGCCGAGGCCGAGGCCGAGGCCGACCGGCTGCGCGCCGAGGCACACGACCTCGCCGAACAGCTCAAGGGCACGGCGAAGGACGACACCGAGGAGTACCGCGCCAAGACGGTCGAGCTGCAGGAGGAGGCGCGCCGGCTGCGCGGCGAGGCCGAGCAGCTGCGCTCCGACGCGGTCGCCGAGGGCGAGCGGATCCGCTCCGAGGCCCGGCGCGAGGCCGTCCAGCAGATCGAGGAGGCGGCCAAGACCGCCGAGGAGCTGCTCGCCAAGGCCCGCACGGACGCCGACGAACTGCGCCAGACGGCCACCGCGGACAGCGAGAAGGTCCGCACCGAGGCCATCGAGCGCGCGTCCACGCTGCGCCGCCAGGCCGAGGAGACCCTGGAGCGCACCCGCAAGGAGGCCGAGCGCTACCGCGCCGAGGCCGCCGAGCAGACCGAGGAGCTGAAGGCCGAGGCCGAGCGCGCCGCCCGTGAGCTGCGCGAGGAGACCGAGCGGGGCGTCGAGGCCCGCAAGGCCGAGGCCGCCGAGGAACTGACCCGGCTGCACACCGAGGCCGAGGGCCGTCTGGCCTCCGCCGAGGAGGCGCTCGCCGACGCCCGCGCCGAGGCCGAGCGGATCCGCCGCGAGGCCGGCGAGGAGAGCGACCGGCTGCGTTCCGAGGCCGCCGAGCGCATCCGTACGCTCCAGGCGCAGGCCGAGGCCGAGGCCGAGCGGCTGCGCGACGAGGCCGCGGCCGACGCGTCCGTGTCCCGCGCCGAGGGCGAGTCCGTCGCCGTACGGCTGCGCTCCGAGGCCGCGGCCGAGGCGGAGCGGCTGAAGTCCGAGGCGAAGGACACCGCCGACCGGGTACGGGCGGAGGCGCAGGCCGCGGCCGAGCGGCTCGCCACGGAGGCCTCGGAGACCCTGGCCGCCGCGCAGGAGGAGGCCGCCCGGCGCCGCCGCGAGGCCGAGGAGCTGCTCGGCGCGGCCCGGCATGAGGCCGACCAGGAGCGCCGTCGGGCCCGCGAGCAGAGCGAGGAGCTGCTGGCCTCGGCGCGCACCCGCGTGGAGGAGGCCCAGACCGAGGCCGTACGGCTGGTCGAGGAGTCCGAGCGGCGCGCCGGCGAGATGGTGTCGGCGGCCGAGCAGCACGCCCAGCAGGTACGGGAGTCGGTCGCCGGGCTGCACGAGCAGGCCCAGGAGGAGATCGCCGGGCTGCGCAACACCGCCGAGCACGTGGCGGACCGTATGCGCCGGGAGGCCGAGGAGGAGTCCGACCGGGTCCGCGCCGACGCCTACGCGGAGCGGGAGCGGGCCACCGAGGACGCCAACCGGGTCCGCCGGCAGGCCCGGGACGAGACGGACGCCGCCAAGGCGCTCGCCGAGCGCACGGTCGGCGAGGCCATCAGCGAGGCGGAACGCATCCGTTCGGAGGCGTCCGAGCACGCCCAGCGGGTCCGTACGGAGGCCTCGGACGCCATCGCGCGGGCCGACCAGGACGCCTCGCGCACCCGGGCGGAGGCCCGCGACGACGCCAACCGCATGCGGTCGGACGCGGCCACCCAGGCCGACACCCTCATCACCGAGGTCACGGCCGAGGCCGAGCGGCTGACGCGGGAGACCAACGAGGAGGCCGAGCGCGTCCGGGCCGAGTCCGTCGCCAAGGCCGACCGGCTGATCGGCGAGGCCACCGACGAGGCCGAGCGGCTGCGGGCCGAGGCGGCCGCGACGGTGGGCTCCGCACAGCAGCACGCCGAGCGGGTCCGGGCCGACGCCGAACGCGCGCGGGCCGAGGCGGAGGCGGAGGCGGACCGGCTCATGGCGCACGCCCGCGACGAGGCCGACAACACGCTCGACGCGGCCCGCAAGGACGCCAACAAGCGGCGCTCCGAGGCCGCCGAGCAGGTCGACACGCTCATCACCGAGACGGCCGCCGAGGCCGACAAGCTGCTCGCCGAGGCGCAGTCGCAGGCCCTGAAGACCACCGCGGACGCCGAGGGGCAGGCCGACTCCATGGTCGGCGCGGCCCGCAAGGAGGCCGACCGGCTGGTCGCCGAGGCGACCGTCGAGGGCAACTCCACCGTGGAGAGGGCCCGCACGGACGCCGACGAGCTGCTGGTCGGGGCGCGCCGGGACGCAACCGCCATAAGGGAGCGGGCCGAGGAGCTGCGGGACCGCATCACCGCCGAGATCGAGGCACTGCACACGCGGGCCCGCCGTGAGGCCGCCGAGACGATGAAATCGACCGGCGACCGCTGTGACGCGCTCATCAAAGCGGCCGAGGAGCAGTTGGAGAAGGCGACGTCGAAGGCCAAGGAGATCGTTTCCGAGGCCAACTCCGAGGCGGGCAAGGTCCGTATCGCCGCGGTGAAGAAGGCCGAGGGTCTCCTGAAGGAGGCCGAGCAGAAGAAGTCCACGCTCATCCGCGAGGCCGAGGAGCTGAAGGCCGAGGCGATCCGCGAGGCGCGCCGCACGGTCGAGGAGGGCAAGCGCGAGCTGGAGGTTCTGGTCCGGCGCCGCGAGGACATCAATGCGGAGATCTCCCGTGTCCAGGACGTCCTGGTGGCGTTGGAGTCTTTTGAGGCCCCGTCGGGCGGCAAGGACGGTGGAGTCAAGACGGGCGCCACGGCGGGTGCGACCCGTTCGGGTGGCAAGTCGTCAGACAGCTAG